The following are encoded together in the Brassica napus cultivar Da-Ae chromosome A9, Da-Ae, whole genome shotgun sequence genome:
- the LOC106365317 gene encoding calcineurin B-like protein 8, producing the protein MLAFVKRFSLKRTKHPRGYEDPQVLASETPFTVNEIEALHNLFKKLSTSIINDGLIHKEEFLLALFRNSSMQNLFADRVFYMFDRKRNGVIEFGEFVRSLSIFHPHTPEHEKSSFMFKLYDLDGTGFIQRHELKKMVGALLSETDLGLSEESIEAIVEQTMVEVDTNKDGKIDEEEWKELVAKNPSILKNMTLPYLKEVTLAFPSFVLDSEVDD; encoded by the exons ATGTTGGCATTCGTGAAACGCTTTTCCTTGAAGCGAACAAAGCATCCTCGCGGATATGAGGACCCTCAGGTTCTTGCATCTGAAACTCCAT TTACGGTGAATGAGATAGAAGCTTTACACAATTTATTCAAGAAGCTAAGTACATCCATTATCAACGATGGTCTTATCCACAAG GAAGAGTTTCTTCTGGCTTTGTTCAGAAACAGCAGTATGCAAAATCTATTTGCCGACAGA GTGTTTTATATGTTTGATAGGAAACGAAACGGTGTGATTGAGTTTGGTGAATTCGTTCGTTCACTAAGCATCTTCCATCCACACACTCCGGAACATGAAAAGTCCTCAT TTATGTTCAAGCTTTATGACCTTGATGGAACCGGCTTCATCCAGCGCCATGAG TTGAAGAAAATGGTGGGCGCACTACTTAGCGAAACAGACTTAGGACTATCGGAAGAATCTATTGAAGCCATCGTCGAACAG ACAATGGTTGAGGTTGATACGAACAAAGATGGCAAAATTGATGAAGAAGAATGGAAAGAGCTCGTCGCAAAGAATCCTTCAATCCTTAAAAACATGACTTTACCCTACCTCAA GGAAGTGACTTTAGCATTCCCAAGTTTCGTTCTTGACTCCGAAGTAGACgactaa
- the LOC125577819 gene encoding cationic amino acid transporter 2, vacuolar-like, whose translation MGFLVDTQKEGGGYSWGCVRSLVRRKQVDSAANGHSHHQQLAKALTVSHLVAIGVGATIGAGVYILVGTVAREHSGPSLALSFLIAGIAAALSAFCYAELSSRCPSAGSAYHYSYICVGEGVAWLIGWALILEYTIGGSAVARGISPNLALIFGGEDGLPSILARHQIPGLDVVVDPCAAILVFIVTGFLCLGIKESTFAQGIVTAVNVCVLLFVIVAGSYLGFKTGWAGYELPTGFFPFGVDGMFAGAATVFFAFIGFDSLASTAEEVKNPQRDLPIGIGLALFLCCSLYMMVSIVIVGLVPYYAMDPDTPISSAFASHDMQWAVYLITLGAVMALCSALMGSLLPQPRILMAMARDGLLPSLFSDVNRRTQVPVKATLATGFCAATLSFFLDVSQLAGMVSVGTLLAFTMVAISVLILRYVPPDEQPLPSSLQERIDSVSFIPGESKSSHHVGTSSNSTKQPLISENDASVMEKQEALGFWVLSEENRRKVGGWSIMFTCIGAFLLSYSASSINFPGFIRYPLCGIGGSLLLAGLIALSSIDQDDARHTFGHSGGFICPLVPLLPIICILINMYLLVNLGSATWARVSVWLVIGVLVYVFYGRKNSSLANAVYVTTAHAEEIYREHEASLA comes from the exons ATGGGTTTTCTGGTGGATACACAAAAGGAAGGAGGCGGATATTCATGGGGCTGCGTAAGGAGTTTGGTCCGAAGGAAACAGGTCGACTCTGCAGCTAATGGACATTCTCATCACCAACAGCTCGCTAAAGCCCTTACTGTTTCTCACTTGGTTGCTATTG gTGTGGGAGCAACAATAGGAGCGGGAGTGTATATTCTTGTGGGAACAGTTGCGAGAGAGCACTCAGGACCATCTCTTGCTTTGTCCTTTCTTATTGCTGGAATCGCCGCTGCACTCTCTGCCTTTTGCTATGCGGAACTCTCTAGTCGTTGTCCTTCTGCTGGCAGCGCCTATCACTATTCTTACATTTGTGTTGGCGAAGG TGTGGCGTGGTTGATCGGTTGGGCACTGATTCTGGAATACACCATTGGTGGCTCTGCTGTTGCCCGTGGCATTTCCCCTAATCTG GCATTGATTTTTGGTGGTGAAGATGGTTTGCCTTCAATCTTAGCGCGTCACCAGATCCCAGGCCTTGACGTTGTTGTGGATCCATGTGCTGCTATTCTTGTTTTCATTGTAACTGGCTTTTTGTGCCTGGGAATTAAGGAG AGCACATTCGCTCAGGGGATTGTGACTGCAGTCAATGTGTGTGTCTTGTTATTTGTTATAGTAGCTGGCAGTTATTTGGGCTTCAAGACTGGCTGGGCTGGTTATGAACTCCCCACAGG GTTTTTTCCATTCGGAGTGGATGGAATGTTTGCTGGTGCTGCCACAGTATTCTTTGCATTCATTGGGTTTGATTCACTTGCAAGTACTGCTGAGGAA GTGAAAAATCCCCAACGGGATTTACCAATTGGGATTGGTCTTGCACTCTTTCTCTGTTGTTCTCTCTACATGATGGTCTCCATTGTGATTGTTGGCTTAGTTCCTTATTATGCCATGGATCCTGACACTCCCATCTCCTCTGCGTTTGCTAGTCATGACATGCAATGGGCTGT ATACCTGATAACTTTAGGAGCTGTCATGGCTCTCTGCTCAGCTCTAATGGGTTCCCTTCTCCCTCAGCCGCGAATTCTGATGGCAATGGCTAGGGATGGTCTGCTGCCTTCTCTTTTCTCAGATGTTAATAGACGCACTCAGGTTCCGGTTAAAGCGACTTTAGCAACTGGGTTTTGCGCGGCAACCTTGTCCTTCTTTTTGGATGTTTCTCAGCTTGCAGGCATG GTGAGTGTTGGGACACTTCTGGCGTTTACAATGGTGGCAATCTCAGTGTTGATACTCAGATATGTTCCTCCGGATGAGCAACCTCTTCCGTCATCTCTTCAAGAGAGAATCGACTCTGTTTCCTTCATACCTGGTGAATCAAAGTCATCCCATCATGTTGGCACTTCCAGTAACAGTACCAAACAACCTTTGATCAGCGAGAATGATGCTTCGGTTATGGAGAAGCAAGAAGCTCTTGGATTCT GGGTTTTGAGCGAAGAAAACAGAAGGAAGGTCGGTGGATGGAGCATTATGTTCACATGTATTGGGGCATTCCTTCTAAGTTATTCGGCGTCAAGCATCAACTTCCCAGG GTTTATTAGATATCCACTGTGTGGTATTGGTGGAAGTCTTCTCCTTGCTGGTTTGATTGCTCTGAGTTCCATAGACCAGGATGATGCTAGGCACACTTTTGGACATTCTGGAG GTTTCATATGCCCGTTAGTGCCACTCCTGCCAATCATATGCATCCTAATCAACATGTACCTTTTGGTTAACCTTGG GTCTGCGACATGGGCTCGAGTGTCTGTGTGGCTGGTGATTGGAGTGCTGGTGTATGTTTTCTATGGAAGAAAGAACAGTTCCCTGGCCAATGCAGTTTATGTAACAACAGCTCATGCGGAGGAGATATATCGTGAACATGAAGCTTCTCTGGCATAA
- the LOC125577818 gene encoding 30S ribosomal protein S6 alpha, chloroplastic-like yields the protein MVSSSLCLLNAPVCPHSLPNVSSQPLLSFSRSLRPFVSKSKPLASQKKKRDNSGPLVVKSQALDFSGTFFEGGFGSDDDPTSPSVSTALEDKPEPQCPPGLRQYETMAVLRPDMSEDERLGLTQKYEELLVAGGGMYVEVFNRGVIPLAYSIRKKNKAGETNTYLDGIYLLFTYFTKPESITPLESVLIADDDVIRSSSFKIKKRKYN from the exons ATGGTGTCGTCTTCGCTGTGTCTATTGAATGCTCCTGTTTGCCCTCACTCTCTTCCTAATGTCTCGTCGCAGCCACTCCTCTCTTTCTCCCGTTCCCTCAGGCCATTCGTTTCCAAGTCCAAACCTTTGGCCtcgcagaagaagaagagagacaaCTCTGGACCACTCGTGGTGAAATCTCAAGCTCTTGATTTCTCAGGCACTTTCTTTGAAGGTGGATTCGGCTCCGACGATGACCCCACTTCTCCTTCCGTCTCTACTGCCCTTGAGGACAAACCCGAGCCTCAGTGCCCTCCTGGTCTCCGACAGTACGAAACTATGGCCGTCTTGAGACCCGACATGTCTGAAGATGAGCGCCTTGGTCTCACCCAGAAGTACGAAGAg TTGCTTGTGGCTGGGGGTGGAATGTATGTGGAAGTATTCAACAGAGGAGTGATTCCATTGGCTTACAGCATCCGAAAGAAGAACAAAGCTGGAGAGACTAACACTTACTTGGATGGCATCTACCTTCTTTTCACTTATTTCACCAAACCTGAATCCATCACTCCCCTCGAGTCCGTTCTCATTGCCGATGATGACGTTATCCGATCTTCTTCCTTCAAGATCAAGAAGAGGAAGTACAACTAA
- the LOC111200919 gene encoding WD repeat-containing protein 44-like, whose protein sequence is MGTRGDDEDEECFFDAPSDDVPQDFGFHLWTNDPDSVSNRRRKFLQSMAFSFNKSTEDNDSSSSSVSEDDELLQPPSVPVSELVVNGSLKEDDSLLLSRNESTSSSSVFDRSSVSSSEETDDRSLIFSRNSSQGLSESSSSRSGSFRDDSSKKGAQFWLKKLGALTHVLESLDCESAATTSVQTYKKQFKELSSLCVDQDFSAHDGSILAMKFSPDGKFIASAGEDCVVRVWSVTEEERTDEYQVPVVDSGVYFGMNQHSQVESLNVNSEKKKKKKTSSFLRKSSDSTCVVLPSKIFSISEKPMHEFRGHTGEILDLSWSENGYLLSCSVDESVRLWRVGCDECLGTFAHNNFVTCVAFNPVDDNYFISGSIDGKVRIWDVSRCRVVDYTDVRDIVTAVCYRPDAKAAAIGSITGDCRFYLLLDNQLQMDREVSLTHGKKKVPSKRITGIEYFPNDSDKVMVTCADSQIRIISGEDVICKLKASGVCTTCASFTLDGKHIVSTTEDSGIHVWNNSQLPSKKPSSGKPKRIKSYESFISQNASVAIPWLRQANRNSLSDCITDMDKKIGKMDSCFSPMKGSTTWPEEQLDDDSTIVSSRGKKLKLLKNVLQPHMWGLVIVTATWDGRIRVFNNYGLPVRV, encoded by the exons ATGGGTACTCGTGGCGATGATGAAGACGAAGAATGTTTCTTTGACGCCCCTAGTGATGATGTTCCCCAGGATTTTGGTTTTCATCTTTGGACCAATGACCCCGACAGTGTTTCCAACCGACGCCGTAAGTTCCTCCAATCCATGGCCTTTAGTTTCAATAAGTCTACCGAAGACAAcgactcctcctcctcctctgtcTCTGAAGATGATGAACTTCTTCAACCACCCTCTGTTCCAGTTTCTGAACTTGTCGTCAACGGCTCTTTGAAAGAGGATGATTCGTTGTTGTTGTCGAGGAACGAATCAACTTCCTCCTCCTCTGTATTTGATCGATCCTCAGTTTCTTCATCCGAGGAAACAGACGATCGATCCTTAATCTTTTCCAGGAACAGCAGTCAAGGATTGAGCGAATCAAGTTCAAGCAGATCGGGCAGCTTCCGAGACGATTCCTCCAAGAAAGGTGCGCAGTTTTGGTTAAAGAAGCTAGGTGCTCTCACGCACGTCCTCGAATCACTAGATTGCGAATCAGCAGCAACTACGAGTGTGCAGACGTACAAAAAGCAGTTCAAGGAGCTCTCCTCTCTGTGCGTCGACCAAGATTTTTCAGCGCACGATGGCTCCATCTTAGCCATGAAGTTCTCTCCTGATGGAAAATTCATTGCAAGCGCTGGTGAAGACTGTGTTGTTCGAGTTTGGAGTGTAACCGAGGAAGAGAGAACAGACGAGTATCAAGTCCCTGTGGTTGATTCTGGTGTTTACTTTGGCATGAACCAACATTCTCAGGTTGAGTCTCTTAATGTCAAcagtgagaagaagaagaagaagaagacgagtaGCTTTCTGAGGAAGTCATCGGACTCAACTTGCGTTGTGTTGCCATCTAAGATCTTCAGTATATCCGAGAAGCCTATGCATGAGTTCAGAGGGCATACCGGTGAGATCTTAGATCTTTCCTGGTCCGAAAATGGG TATCTCCTGTCATGTTCTGTGGACGAGAGTGTACGGTTATGGAGAGTAGGTTGTGATGAATGTCTCGGAACGTTCGCTCATAACAATTTTG TGACTTGTGTGGCATTCAACCCTGTGGATGATAATTACTTCATTAGCGGATCCATTGATGGGAAAGTGCGAATATGGGACGTGTCTCGCTGTCGGGTTGTTGACTACACTGATGTAAGGGATATTGTGACAGCCGTGTGTTATCGTCCAGATGCAAAG GCTGCTGCAATAGGTTCCATAACAGGAGACTGTCGCTTCTACCTTTTACTTG ATAATCAGCTGCAAATGGACAGGGAGGTTAGCTTAACACATGGGAAGAAGAAGGTGCCAAGCAAAAGGATCACTGGTATTGAGTATTTTCCCAATGACTCGGACAAAGTAATGGTTACGTGTGCTGATTCACAGATTCGTATCATATCTGGAGAGGATGTTATCTGCAAGCTTAAAG CTTCTGGTGTCTGCACAACATGTGCCTCGTTTACTTTGGACGGGAAACACATCGTGTCAACAACCGAAGACTCAGGGATTCATGTGTGGAATAACTCTCAGTTACCCAGCAAGAAGCCATCTTCCGGAAAGCCGAAAAGAATCAAGTCATATGAGAGTTTTATCTCACAGAATGCGTCTGTGGCTATACCTTGGTTGAGGCAAGCAAACAGGAACAGCCTGAGCGACTGCATCACAGATATGGACAAGAAGATAGGGAAAATGGACAGCTGTTTCTCCCCAATGAAAGGATCAACAACATGGCCAGAAGAGCAGCTGGACGATGACTCAACAATAGTGAGCAGTAGAgggaagaagctgaagcttCTGAAGAATGTGTTGCAGCCTCACATGTGGGGGCTTGTGATTGTGACAGCGACTTGGGACGGAAGGATCAGAGTATTCAACAATTATGGATTGCCAGTTCGGGTCTAA
- the LOC106365318 gene encoding short-chain dehydrogenase TIC 32 B, chloroplastic-like isoform X1, with protein sequence MIETVKHLVGSGGPSGFGSRSTAEHVTVNCDLRSLTAIITGATSGIGAETARVLAKRGARLVIPARSLKTAEETKSRILSEFPYAEIIVMHLDLSSLASVRRFVADFESLHLPLNILINNAGKYAHKHAISEDGVEMTFATNYLGHFLLTKLLLKNMIETAAQTGVQGRIVNVTSVIHSWFSGDMLQYLADISRNNRSYDATRAYALSKLANVLHTIELSRILHKMDANVTANCVHPGIVRTRLTRDREGLITDLVFFLTSKLLKSVPKAAATTCYVATSPRLRNVCGKYFSDCNEARTSKLGSCGVKAQRLWTASELLVSPASCTPHLYRTFKCSLTNDAMCKSQAL encoded by the exons atgattgAGACGGTTAAGCACCTGGTTGGCTCCGGTGGCCCAAGCGGATTCGGATCAAGATCCACCGCCGAACATGTCACTGTTAATTGTGATCTCCGATCTCTAACAGCAATCATCACTGGAGCGACGTCGGGGATAGGAGCGGAGACGGCGCGTGTTCTGGCAAAGCGTGGAGCGAGGCTTGTGATTCCGGCTAGGAGTCTCAAAACCGCCGAGGAGACAAAGTCACGTATCCTCTCTGAGTTTCCTTATGCGGAGATCATCGTCATGCATCTCGATCTCAGCTCCCTCGCCTCCGTTCGTCGCTTCGTCGCCGATTTCGAATCTCTTCATCTCCCTCTCAACATCCTCAT CAACAATGCGGGAAAATACGCGCACAAGCACGCCATCTCTGAGGACGGCGTGGAGATGACATTCGCCACTAATTATCTcg GCCATTTTCTGCTCACTAAACTGCTGTTAAAGAATATGATTGAAACGGCGGCGCAAACTGGCGTTCAAGGCCGCATCGTCAACGTTACATCGGTGATCCACAGCTGGTTCTCTGGCGATATGTTGCAATATCTCGCCGATATCTCCCGAAACAATAG AAGCTACGACGCGACCCGTGCGTACGCGCTCTCCAAGCTCGCCAACGTTCTCCACACTATAGAGCTCTCCCGGATTCTACAT AAAATGGATGCTAATGTAACGGCAAACTGTGTTCATCCTGGAATCGTGAGAACACGTCTCACACGTGACCGAGAAGGTCTCATCACTGATTTAGTCTTTTTCTTGACCTCCAAGCTATTGAAGTCTGTTCCTAAG gcAGCAGCAACGACTTGCTACGTGGCAACTAGCCCCAGATTGAGGAACGTTTGCGGCAAGTACTTCTCGGACTGCAACGAAGCTCGGACATCTAAATTGGGATCGTGCGGTGTTAAAGCTCAGAGACTATGGACTGCTTCTGAGTTGCTGGTTTCTCCAGCTTCCTGTACTCCCCATCTTTACCGAACATTTAAATGCTCTTTAACCAACGATGCTATGTGTAAATCCCAAGCCCTGTAA
- the LOC106365318 gene encoding short-chain dehydrogenase TIC 32 B, chloroplastic-like isoform X2: protein MIETVKHLVGSGGPSGFGSRSTAEHVTVNCDLRSLTAIITGATSGIGAETARVLAKRGARLVIPARSLKTAEETKSRILSEFPYAEIIVMHLDLSSLASVRRFVADFESLHLPLNILINNAGKYAHKHAISEDGVEMTFATNYLGHFLLTKLLLKNMIETAAQTGVQGRIVNVTSVIHSWFSGDMLQYLADISRNNSYDATRAYALSKLANVLHTIELSRILHKMDANVTANCVHPGIVRTRLTRDREGLITDLVFFLTSKLLKSVPKAAATTCYVATSPRLRNVCGKYFSDCNEARTSKLGSCGVKAQRLWTASELLVSPASCTPHLYRTFKCSLTNDAMCKSQAL from the exons atgattgAGACGGTTAAGCACCTGGTTGGCTCCGGTGGCCCAAGCGGATTCGGATCAAGATCCACCGCCGAACATGTCACTGTTAATTGTGATCTCCGATCTCTAACAGCAATCATCACTGGAGCGACGTCGGGGATAGGAGCGGAGACGGCGCGTGTTCTGGCAAAGCGTGGAGCGAGGCTTGTGATTCCGGCTAGGAGTCTCAAAACCGCCGAGGAGACAAAGTCACGTATCCTCTCTGAGTTTCCTTATGCGGAGATCATCGTCATGCATCTCGATCTCAGCTCCCTCGCCTCCGTTCGTCGCTTCGTCGCCGATTTCGAATCTCTTCATCTCCCTCTCAACATCCTCAT CAACAATGCGGGAAAATACGCGCACAAGCACGCCATCTCTGAGGACGGCGTGGAGATGACATTCGCCACTAATTATCTcg GCCATTTTCTGCTCACTAAACTGCTGTTAAAGAATATGATTGAAACGGCGGCGCAAACTGGCGTTCAAGGCCGCATCGTCAACGTTACATCGGTGATCCACAGCTGGTTCTCTGGCGATATGTTGCAATATCTCGCCGATATCTCCCGAAACAATAG CTACGACGCGACCCGTGCGTACGCGCTCTCCAAGCTCGCCAACGTTCTCCACACTATAGAGCTCTCCCGGATTCTACAT AAAATGGATGCTAATGTAACGGCAAACTGTGTTCATCCTGGAATCGTGAGAACACGTCTCACACGTGACCGAGAAGGTCTCATCACTGATTTAGTCTTTTTCTTGACCTCCAAGCTATTGAAGTCTGTTCCTAAG gcAGCAGCAACGACTTGCTACGTGGCAACTAGCCCCAGATTGAGGAACGTTTGCGGCAAGTACTTCTCGGACTGCAACGAAGCTCGGACATCTAAATTGGGATCGTGCGGTGTTAAAGCTCAGAGACTATGGACTGCTTCTGAGTTGCTGGTTTCTCCAGCTTCCTGTACTCCCCATCTTTACCGAACATTTAAATGCTCTTTAACCAACGATGCTATGTGTAAATCCCAAGCCCTGTAA
- the LOC106368977 gene encoding 26S proteasome non-ATPase regulatory subunit 8 homolog A-like: MDPQLTEVSQQLERFKAAFVRKDYNTCSDLLSRLKVLLTKFTSLPPLFENTPNAAQELAIARDIYEHAVVLSVKTEDQDAFERDFFQLKPYYVDARNRLPPSPQENLILGLNLLRLLVQNRIAEFHTELELLSSATLENPCIKHAVELEQSFMEGAYNRVLSARQTAPDATYVYFMDLLAKTIRDEIAGCSEKAYDYVSISDARQMLLFSSDQELLTYVNEEHPEWEVKDGFVVFQKAKETAPCKEIPSLQLINQTLSYARELERIV; this comes from the exons ATGGATCCGCAGCTCACAGAAGTATCGCAGCAGTTGGAGAGATTCAAGGCGGCGTTTGTGAGGAAAGATTACAATACCTGCAGTGACCTACTGTCTCGGCTTAAG GTTCTTCTGACGAAATTCACAAGTCTTCCTCCGTTGTTTGAGAACACTCCAAACGCTGCTCAGGAGCTCGCTATTGCTA GGGACATTTACGAGCACGCTGTTGTTCTGAGCGTTAAAACTGAGGATCAAGATGCTTTTGAGAGAGATTTCTTCCAGCTCAAACCCTACTATGTCGATGCTAGGAACCGTCTTCCACCATCTCCACAGGAGAATCTTATCCTTGGTCTCAACCTCCTCAGGCTGCTTGTGCAAAACAGAATTGCTGAATTCCACACCGAACTCGAGCTGCTCTCCTCTGCTACTCTGGAGAATCCTTGCATCAAGCATGCCGTTGAGCTTGAGCAGTCCTTCATGGAAGGTGCCTATAACCGTGTCCTCAGTGCTAGACAGACCGCACCTGATGCGACCTACGTTTATTTCATGGACCTCTTGGCAAAGACCATTAG AGATGAGATAGCTGGATGCAGCGAGAAAGCTTATGATTATGTCTCTATCAGCGATGCCCGGCAGATGTTGCTCTTCTCTTCTGATCAAGAACTCTTGACCTATGTCAATGAG GAGCACCCGGAGTGGGAAGTGAAGGACGGGTTTGTTGTGTTCCAGAAAGCCAAAGAAACTGCACCTTGCAAAGAGATTCCGTCTCTTCAGCTCATCAACCAGACTCTAAGCTACGCCAGAGAGCTTGAGCGTATCGTGTAA